The stretch of DNA TCGGCCCGGCCCACACCGCGCAGCTTCAGCGCCAGTTCAACGTTTCCGCGGGCACTGAGCCACGGGAACAGGGCCGAATCCTGGAACATGAACGCGGCCCCGTCTTCGGGCACTTCCAGGCTNNCCGGCGCTGGGCACGTCCAGCCCTGAAATGATGTTCAACAGGGTCGACTTCCCACAACCCGATGCCCCAGAAGCGCCACAAACTCACCTTGGCCCACGGTCGCGTTCACGTTATCGAGCACCGGCGCCCCGTCTCCAAAGCTCTTGCCCAAGTTTTCCAGGACGACGGCGGGTGCCCGGCTTTCACCGCCGACCTCCCGTGTCCTGTGCAGGCCAGTAATGGGGTCAACTACTAGTAGTTCTGTCATTGTGTACCCAATCCTGCTGCCGTGACGGGTTGTCCGCCGGCAGCTTTTAGTACTTTGTTTAGCAACGTCAGCTCGAAGAGCCCTCTGAGCTCTGCTGGCTTGGAAACACCAACACTGACCCCGTGCTCCAAAAGCGTGGGGAAGGTGGCCGCCAACGGGTCCGAGGTAAATTTCAGCTCTGATAGGGACCGGGCAATCACATCGTTTTCCAACGGCTTTCCGATGGCCAGCTTCAGTGCCTCGTTGATGACGGCACCAGACTCAGCCGGGTGTTCATCGAGCCACTTGACCGACTCCACATGCCCGGTCAGCAACGCTTCCACAGTTTGTGGGTGTGCTTCTAGAAATGTCTTATTGACGGCCAGCACGGTGGTGCTGAACTCTCCGTTGTCCCAGAGGTCAGCCTCATTGACCAGGACTTTAGCCCCGGCTTGGAGCACTAGACGGGAGGTCCAGGGCTCGGCGACCCAGGCGCCGTCGATCTTCCCCTCCTGAAATAGCTGCAGCGTTTGGGCATTGGTGGTGGGGTTGATGGTGACGTCGCCGCCGCCTGAAGTGTTGGTGCTCAACCNCCGCTCGCCCAGCCATTTGCGTACCGCCACATCCTGGGTGCCGCCTAATTGTGGGGTGGCAATGGTTTTCCCACGCAACTGTGAAACATCCGTAATGTCCGCCCTGACCACAAATTGGGCGCCACCGGAGGCCGCACCGGCAATGATGCGGATTGATTCGCCGCCACTTTGCACAAAGGAATTCAGGGCAGGATTGGGGCCAAGGTAGGCGGCGTCGATGGCCCCGGCATTGAGCGCCTCGACTGTTGCTGGACCAGTAGTGAACACCTGCGTTTGCAGTTCAGTTTCGCCCAAATCCTTGGCGAAAATGCCCTTCTCAACACCCACCAGTGCCGGTCCATGGGTGATGTTGCCAAAGTAGCCGAGCTTGACGACGGCGGCGGGTGCGGATTCCAGAGCTGGCGCAGCAGAATCAGGGCCCTTGGCGTTCACGCTAGCCACGGCGGCACCTGCCCCGATCAGAGCAATGAGCGCGGTGACGGCGAAAATTTCCAGGCTGCGGAACTTGCGCTGGGGCTTCTCCCCGGCGACGATGCGTCGCAGCCGTAGCGCGGGAAAGTTATGCCCGGAATCGGGGGTCTGCAATTTTCAGGGCGGTTGTTTGCCGTCATGGGACAGGTCCTTCAAATGGGTGGGTGGCAGCCGGGAAGGCTCTACCCCAGTGGTCATGGTTAAACGTTAGGGACTGCCAAGGAGCCTGTTCAATGAAGTGGACTCCGGGGTCACGGGGGTCATCCAGCGTCACATATTGCTGGCAGTAGGCGGGCGTGGCCCTGAAACCAGCCCGACGCCGCATATTTCAGTGACGCGTATCAGCCCAGTCCGCCGGCGGACACCTCAGGTTTGCCGTCCTTTGTCAGTGCCCTGTTCAGCGGGCGCAGTTCGAAGATGCCCGNCAGCTGCGCTTGTTGACTGACCCCGGCGGTGACCCCGTCCGCCAGCAGTTTGGGGAACGTTGCCGCCAACGGATCTACGGAGAATTTCAGCTCCGACAAGGACCGCTCCAGGACGTCTTTCGGCAGTTCCTTCCCTGCTACCGCTTTCAAGGCAGTATTGACTGCCGTGGCCGTGTCTTGGGGATGGGTGTTGAGCCAGTTGATCGCCTCTGAATTCCCGGCCAGCAGGGCATCAACGGTTTGTGGATGCTGCGCTAGGAACTGCTTGCTGACAATCAAAATGGTGGTGGCGAACTCGCCCTTGTCCCACAGATCGGCTTCGTTGACGAGCACTCTGGCACCGGCTTGGAGGACCAGGCGCGAGGCCCACGGCTCAGGCAACCATGCGCCGTCGATCTTGCCTTCTTGAANAAGCTTCAGTGTGCTGGCGTTGTCTGTGGNGTTAATAGTGACATCACNCCCACCGCTGGGTGTCGTGGTGAGGCCTTGGCCAGCCAACCACGAGCGCAACGCTACGTCCTGGGTGCCACCTAATTGTGGGGTGGCCAGGACCTTGCCACGCAGCTGCGCCGCCGAGGTGATGGAGGGCTGAAGAACAAGTTGGGCACCGCCGCTAGTGGCGCCAGCGATGATACGGATGGACTCGCCGCCGCTTTTGGCGAAGGAGTTAATGGCCGGGTTCGGCCCCAGGTAGGCGGCGTCGATGGCACCGGCGTTCAGTGCCTCGATTGCTGAGGGGCCGGCATTGAACACCTGGGTTTTCAGTGCTGTGGTGCCGAGCTGTTTGGCGAAGATACCGCTGTTGACCCCAATCAGGGCCGGTGCGTGAGTGACGTTAGCGAAATAGCCGAGCCGGAGTTCGGTAGCGGGGCCGGTGGCAGCCTGCGCATTCTTGGCGGCGTTGGTGGCGTTGTTAGTGCTGGCACTTCCTGCAGCCACGGCCGCACCAGCGCCGATTAAGGCAACCAAGGCGGCAAGGGCCACGATTTCCAACCCGCGCAGCTTGCGGCGGGTTTTCGCCCCGGCCACGATGCGGATGGTTTTCAACACCGGACTGGCGGTGGTCTCTGCTGGAGTCCCTGCGGCAGAACTGGCAGCTTGTTGGTTCTTCGGGGTTTGCGCAGGGTTTGATTCAGGGGCGTTTTAGGCATGGGAAATCCTCATCGATGAAGGGTGGCAGGCTCAGTGATGGAGGCAGCAACATCGCGGTGAGAGCCGTTCCACGCTGGCGGGAACGCCCAGGAGTTGGACAACCCATTGTGCGTTGGCCACTGTTGTGGCGGCGGGGATTCTCGTCATGGATCAAGGCTAGGTAAGCTGCCATCCACCCCACAATGATGCTGACGCGCGGCGTCACGCACATTCACTCCACGTCACAAACTAGATCACAGCCCGGGCCACTGATCGGGGCGCGTCCTACAGCAACCCTGCGGCACCGGCAAGTACCTCGGCTGGCGTGAAGATGCCCGTTGGCTAGCGGGAACTTGCCAAATCCTCAGTCCTTCTCGGGGCGAAGCTTGCGCAACCGCGAGCGCAGTTTCCTTTCGCGGTTGCTGTCACTGCCAACCTCCTTGGTGGCATCAACGTAGGACTCCCCAANGGTTTCCAACAAGAGGTCATCGGCCACACGAACTTGTCCCGGTGAGAACCTGTATTCCATGATTCTGGCAACTCGGTCCGGGTCCATTGAATGAAACCATTCCTCCGCGGCGCTGACGGTGTCGACGCCGTTGGCAGCAAGAATGCGCACCATCCAGCCGTACTGATTTTCTTTGCTGGTGCGGTACTGAGGGAAAGCGCGGGCCAGCACGCTTTGGAGGGATCCGGCGTCGAGCCTTAAGGATTCGCCGGCAGCATCAGTGGCGCCTTCAACCTGTAACCTCTTCAGGATGTCGCTAATATTCACAAATTGTTGGTCCGCCAGCTCAATGAGGGTGGAGGCCATGGTGAAGGCCCTGCTGATCTCGGCGTTGTCACCACTTGAGCCCTTGAAACGGATGTCGTGCTCAAACTCCGCCCAAGCATGCTGGAGTACCGTGCGGATCTGCACCTCAAAACGCTGTCCCGTGTAGTCTTTGCAACCGTTGGGCGGGTTGTGAACTGGAACTTCAAGTGTCAGGTGGCGTCCTGCGTAGCCAATACCGCCGTTCTTGCGCATCATGGCGGTCTTGTCTTCATCGTCATGGCAGATGAACTGGCTAGAAAGCGCGATCGCCACAGCATCAATATCCGATTCCACGAACAGAATGACCCGGACGCCAATCAAGTCATCGAGCCGTGCCAAGCCGCCAGGGTATTTCAACAAGCCATCACTGCCGCGGCGGGCCATCTTCTCGCTCGCAGACTCGGCCGTTTTGACCCTGAACTGCACGTCGTGGTGGTTCAGTCCGTCGTCGTGAAGCCTGCCCACAATCGTGTTGCGAATGGCTTGGGCAGCATCTTCTAACACCTTCTNTTGTGCAGATACTTCTGCAAATATCTGGTCCAAGTGATCGATTGCCTGCCCCATAACCGCAACTCATTTCTTCCAGCGCGCCGTATCTGTAACTCTACGCACGCGCCGGTCCAATGTCTCCCCTGCGCATTATCAGATACTGCTGCAGTGACAGCTGAAATACTCAGTGTCCTGTGAACGTTTGAGCCTTTACTTCACCAGCAGTTGGCCCAGCTCTTGGGTGCAACGGGTCAGCGCCACATACAATCCGTTCCATCCTCGCGGTGCCGCGGCAATACTGGGAGCGTCGATGAGCAACGTGGCATCCCACTCCAGTCCTTTGGCATCGCTCGCGGAGAGAACCGGT from Arthrobacter polaris encodes:
- a CDS encoding GTP pyrophosphokinase family protein, whose amino-acid sequence is MGQAIDHLDQIFAEVSAQXKVLEDAAQAIRNTIVGRLHDDGLNHHDVQFRVKTAESASEKMARRGSDGLLKYPGGLARLDDLIGVRVILFVESDIDAVAIALSSQFICHDDEDKTAMMRKNGGIGYAGRHLTLEVPVHNPPNGCKDYTGQRFEVQIRTVLQHAWAEFEHDIRFKGSSGDNAEISRAFTMASTLIELADQQFVNISDILKRLQVEGATDAAGESLRLDAGSLQSVLARAFPQYRTSKENQYGWMVRILAANGVDTVSAAEEWFHSMDPDRVARIMEYRFSPGQVRVADDLLLETXGESYVDATKEVGSDSNRERKLRSRLRKLRPEKD
- a CDS encoding ABC transporter substrate-binding protein — its product is MLKTIRIVAGAKTRRKLRGLEIVALAALVALIGAGAAVAAGSASTNNATNAAKNAQAATGPATELRLGYFANVTHAPALIGVNSGIFAKQLGTTALKTQVFNAGPSAIEALNAGAIDAAYLGPNPAINSFAKSGGESIRIIAGATSGGAQLVLQPSITSAAQLRGKVLATPQLGGTQDVALRSWLAGQGLTTTPSGGXDVTINXTDNASTLKLXQEGKIDGAWLPEPWASRLVLQAGARVLVNEADLWDKGEFATTILIVSKQFLAQHPQTVDALLAGNSEAINWLNTHPQDTATAVNTALKAVAGKELPKDVLERSLSELKFSVDPLAATFPKLLADGVTAGVSQQAQLXGIFELRPLNRALTKDGKPEVSAGGLG
- a CDS encoding ABC transporter substrate-binding protein; translated protein: MQTPDSGHNFPALRLRRIVAGEKPQRKFRSLEIFAVTALIALIGAGAAVASVNAKGPDSAAPALESAPAAVVKLGYFGNITHGPALVGVEKGIFAKDLGETELQTQVFTTGPATVEALNAGAIDAAYLGPNPALNSFVQSGGESIRIIAGAASGGAQFVVRADITDVSQLRGKTIATPQLGGTQDVAVRKWLGERXLSTNTSGGGDVTINPTTNAQTLQLFQEGKIDGAWVAEPWTSRLVLQAGAKVLVNEADLWDNGEFSTTVLAVNKTFLEAHPQTVEALLTGHVESVKWLDEHPAESGAVINEALKLAIGKPLENDVIARSLSELKFTSDPLAATFPTLLEHGVSVGVSKPAELRGLFELTLLNKVLKAAGGQPVTAAGLGTQ